In Myotis daubentonii chromosome 6, mMyoDau2.1, whole genome shotgun sequence, a genomic segment contains:
- the COQ3 gene encoding ubiquinone biosynthesis O-methyltransferase, mitochondrial isoform X2, with amino-acid sequence MWFKSYRMTFACLNTMKSYRYPWTRLYSTSRTTVDSSEMKTFLALAHRWWDEQGVYAPLHSMNDLRVPFIRDNLLKTIANHQPGKPLSGMKILDVGCGGGLLTEPLGRLGASVIGIDPVAENIKTAQRHKSFDPVLDQRVEYRVCSLEEIVEETAETFDAVIASEVVEHVIELETFIQCCYQVLKPGGSLFITTINKTQLSYALGIVFSEQIAGIVPKGTHTWEKFVSPEKLESILESNGLSVQTVAGMIYNPFSGCWHWSGNTSLNYAAHAVKQEHTVPSELVLKADTEEL; translated from the exons ATACCCTTGGACAAGACTGTACAGTACTTCTCGAACCACTGTAGACAGCAGTGAGATGAAAACCTTCCTGGCCCTGGCTCACAGGTGGTGGGATGAGCAAGGAGTATATGCACCTCTTCATTCTATGAATGACCTGAGGGTGCCATTTATTAG agacaatcttttaaaaacaattgctAATCACCAGCCAGGAAAACCTTTGTCTGGGATGAAGATTCTTGATGTTGGCTGTGGTGGTGGATTGTTAACTGAA CCTCTAGGGCGGCTTGGGGCTTCAGTTATTGGAATTGATCCTGTGGCTGAGAACATTAAAACAGCACAGCGCCATAAATCATTTGATCCAGTCCTGGATCAGAGGGTGGAATACAGAGTGTGTTCCCTGGAAGAGATTGTGGAAGAGACTGCAGAGACATTTGATGCTGTCATAGCTTCTGAAGTTGTAGAGCATGTGATTGAGCTAGAAACATTTATACAGTGCTGCTATCAAGTGTTAAAA cCTGGTGGTTCTTTATTTATTACTACAATCAACAAAACACAGCTATCCTATGCcttggggattgttttttcagaGCAAATTGCAGGTATTGTACCAAAAGGCACTCACACGTGGGAGAAGTTTGTTTCACCTGAAAAGCTAGAGAGCATTCTGGAGTCAA ATGGTCTGTCAGTTCAAACGGTGGCAGGAATGATCTACAACCCCTTCTCAGGCTGTTGGCATTGGAGTGGAAATACCAGCCTTAACTACGCCGCCCACGCTGTGAAGCAGGAGCACACAGTGCCGTCCGAGCTTGTTTTAAAGGCAGATACAGAGGAGCTCTGA